In Nitrospirota bacterium, the genomic window TCGCTGTCACGCTACCTCATACTGTCGGCCCTGGCAGGCGTCTATGTGGGATTCGGCATCGCGTTGATTTTCAGCCTCGGTGGGCCGCTGGCCGCGGTCGGATCGCCGATGGTCAAGCTGGTGATGGGTCTGTCCTTCGGGATCGCCCTGACATTGGTGATCTTTGCCGGATCGGAATTGTTCACCGGGAATAACATGACCGGAGTGATCGGCGGGCTGTCGCGCAGTCTCACCTGGACTCAAGTGGCGCAGCTCAACGTATGGTCCTGGGTCGGTAATCTCATCGGCTCGCTGGTGCTGGCCTGGCTGGTCGTCCAATCGGGCGTCCTGTCCAAGGGCCCGCAGGCCGACCTGATCGGAAATGTGGCGGCTATGAAAATGTCGCTGCCGGCGTGGGAGCTGTTCCTTCGGGGTCTTTTGTGTAACTGGCTCGTCTGCCTGGCGGTCTGGACCTCCGGGAGGACGACGAACGATGCGGCCAAGATCATGCTGATCTTCTGGTGTCTGTTCGCGTTTATCGGGACCGGGTTTGAACATAGCGTTGCCAATCAATCGTTTCTCGGCATGGCGTTGTTTCTCCCCCATGGGGACGCAGTCAGTTGGACAGGTTATTGGTACAACCAGTTCTATGTCGTCTTGGGAAACATCGTCGGCGGCGGGCTGTTCGTCGGTGGTCTGTATTGGCTCGCGAGTCCCTATACCGTCGCCTGTATTGAGCCAAAGGAATTGCCGCGTGTCATTCCGGCACGGGAGGCCTGCTGAATCCAGGATTCAACAAGAGAGGAGGGAGCCATGGCGACTTCTATTGATCGTGCCGTGATGTCGAATGAAGATTGTGTGGTACAACGGCTGCGTGAATGCGGCGCAAGTTCGTTCGAAGACCTGGCCCGGTTGCCCGGGCTTGATTGGGTCACGGTGTTCTCAGTTGTCGACCGGCTCAATCGTGCCGGCCTCGTGGTGCTCGAACGAACCGGGGCCGATTACCGTGTGTCATTGGAGAAGGGAACATGAATAAAATCGAGGTCATCAAGACGGAGCGCGACGGGTTGGCGGTGAAGGAGATGATTGCTCAGTACGCCAAAACGGGATGGGAATCGATCCCGGAGGACGATGTCCAGCGCCTCAAATGGTATGGCCTCTTTCTGCGGAACCCTACGCCTGGTTTTTTCATGATTCGGGTGCGGATCCCGGGCGGCAAGAGCAGCTCGTATCAACTGCGGGCCCTGGCCGAGATCGCCGGGACCTACGGCAACGGGGTGTTGGACTTGACGACACGGCAACAGATACAGCTTCGGCAGATCCGGATCGAAGATGTACCGGTGGTCTTTGCCAAGATGGATGAGGTCGGGCTGACCTCCCTCCAAACCGGCATGGACAACGTGCGAGGCGTGATGACCTGTCCGGTGGCTGGGTTGAGTCCTGAGGAACTATCGGATGCGACGCCTATCGTGCGCGCCATCAACGAAGAGATCCTGGGCAATCCGGCCTATTCGAACCTGCCGCGGAAGTTCAACGTAGCGGTGACAGGCTGCCCGGATAACTGCGTGCACATGGAAACCCAAGATCTGGCCCTTGTGCCGGCCTATCACGACGGCGCCAACGGTAAGAGTCTCGGGTACAACCTCTTGGCCGGCGGCAAGCTCGGGTCCGGCGGATATCGGATCGCGACGCCGCTCGACATCTTTGTGACTGAGGGCGAAGCCTTGGCCGTGTGCCGCGCGATCATTCACATCTTTCGAGACCATGGATCGAGGGAGAATCGTACGCAGGTCCGACTGGCCTTCCTGCTGGAGGAATGGGGCGAAGACCGGTTCCGTGAGGAAGTGGAAACGCGTATGGGCAAGAAATTGTCGCAGGCCGGCATCGATGCGCGAAAAGCAGTCGAGAAGAGCCATGTCGGGATCTATCGGCAAAAACAACCGGGCATGAACTATGTGGGATTAAAAGTCCTAGTGGGCCGTATCAAACACGATGACCTGTCCAAGATCGCAGCCTTGGCAGAGAAATATGGAACGGGGGAGATTAGGATTTCCCCGGCGCAAGCCCTGATCGTTCCGAACGTGTCCGATCGGAAAATCGGCGACCTCGACCAAGAGTCGTTGGTGAAGCAATTCGCTTATAACCCCTCACCAGTCTACAAGGGGCTGGTCAGTTGTGTCGGGAGCGACTACTGCAATCTCGCGGTCATCGAAACGAAGAGCCGGGCAGTAGAAACAGCGAAGGCGCTGGAGGCTCGTCTGGGGAGCACGCTCAAGCCGATCACCATGCATTGGTCCGGCTGTCCTGCTGCCTGCGGCAATCATCTCGTGGCGGATATCGGGTTCTTGGGGAAGAAGGCCAAGATCGATGGGAAAGTCGTCGATGCAGTCGATATCTACGTGGGAGGTCGCTCGGGGCCCGACCCCAAGTTGGCGGTCAAGATTATGGAAGATGTGCCCTGTGACAGACTGCCGATGGTGCTGGAAGGACTGGTGCCCTACCATTCGCGTGAGAAGATGCATCGGGTGAGAGGCGGGGCAGTGAAGAAGGCTGCAGTCAGCAAAGAGGTGTTGAGCGCAAGGGCGTGAGGAGCGTTCTTTGC contains:
- a CDS encoding ferredoxin--nitrite reductase, with amino-acid sequence MNKIEVIKTERDGLAVKEMIAQYAKTGWESIPEDDVQRLKWYGLFLRNPTPGFFMIRVRIPGGKSSSYQLRALAEIAGTYGNGVLDLTTRQQIQLRQIRIEDVPVVFAKMDEVGLTSLQTGMDNVRGVMTCPVAGLSPEELSDATPIVRAINEEILGNPAYSNLPRKFNVAVTGCPDNCVHMETQDLALVPAYHDGANGKSLGYNLLAGGKLGSGGYRIATPLDIFVTEGEALAVCRAIIHIFRDHGSRENRTQVRLAFLLEEWGEDRFREEVETRMGKKLSQAGIDARKAVEKSHVGIYRQKQPGMNYVGLKVLVGRIKHDDLSKIAALAEKYGTGEIRISPAQALIVPNVSDRKIGDLDQESLVKQFAYNPSPVYKGLVSCVGSDYCNLAVIETKSRAVETAKALEARLGSTLKPITMHWSGCPAACGNHLVADIGFLGKKAKIDGKVVDAVDIYVGGRSGPDPKLAVKIMEDVPCDRLPMVLEGLVPYHSREKMHRVRGGAVKKAAVSKEVLSARA
- a CDS encoding formate/nitrite transporter family protein, translating into MYTTDHERIASLAAKKHRFLEVSLSRYLILSALAGVYVGFGIALIFSLGGPLAAVGSPMVKLVMGLSFGIALTLVIFAGSELFTGNNMTGVIGGLSRSLTWTQVAQLNVWSWVGNLIGSLVLAWLVVQSGVLSKGPQADLIGNVAAMKMSLPAWELFLRGLLCNWLVCLAVWTSGRTTNDAAKIMLIFWCLFAFIGTGFEHSVANQSFLGMALFLPHGDAVSWTGYWYNQFYVVLGNIVGGGLFVGGLYWLASPYTVACIEPKELPRVIPAREAC